A region of Asterias amurensis chromosome 20, ASM3211899v1 DNA encodes the following proteins:
- the LOC139952134 gene encoding uncharacterized protein: protein METITYLQIFKLVFLILCQCFTLTSGIRALRLPSSFTAIEGGRAEFNCTAADKTSDEELYWAIKWDDGSLLTWYYIPAERTTNHEYFFRGKALTTILVATLGDHGRYSTVHRQVSTSNGSHVDLCLLQIDNTQDEDQGKFYCVYKVGGSIRNMYATGQNNQAQLTVVTPPEGDVPSCGVSQIADAAPTFGGALVELSCISSIASNPLPTLTWVTGDKELFSTTGNANLYRYSLKEQDNGREFVCLVTHPSLVTPRKCSVLPLNEPPNGVITKEKSVSAVGSSAVFKCLGSGIPYIVKYTWLVGESSFSHSNTDGANTPEISYVGSEGSTLRLPNLKRSSNNTRVTCGVSLPSGLSSNASAWILLRESLPLSVAISPKRLRVFKDSDIYTFTCFAETEDSQQLFYTWYVDGLQIFTNTSENHPFGIKNIGHLGSTLLISKERALMFDNDVMITCDVATTTGLKATDSGILISQRDTHITVNITPKVFETSVGGEANFKCATEPVAPQNSTFVWMVNCLPDQQAPEDFWSESGSQTITLSTLNHATQCDITCSVSMLSGLTASATGLLVVHSPEYQSISIGEVKQPETRSTEWRLPSALAAGGVGTILGIFFCSMLLLLYSCAKGYNRYNKTGGTTSRVQISTPIYETINPQCGNRDQVAPEVPLSSMRQCQQQSNATYNRPPIELPILQVAMPVQRVGPQRVDPQPRVDSSPQRATPKQRVGLQRVPSSESQVDSLTSSISKDSLDFSGMNSSPSTATFGRDSDDSDDHEYESCEITTCV, encoded by the coding sequence ATGGAGACAATCACTTATCTtcagattttcaaacttgtttttcttattttgtgccAATGTTTCACCCTAACCTCTGGAATTCGCGCTTTGCGGCTGCCATCCAGCTTCACAGCTATCGAGGGAGGAAGAGCCGAGTTCAACTGTACAGCAGCAGATAAAACGTCCGATGAGGAATTATACTGGGCTATAAAATGGGACGATGGCTCACTCTTAACGTGGTACTATATCCCAGCTGAGAGGACCACAAATCATGAATATTTCTTCCGTGGTAAGGCACTGACGACCATCCTCGTTGCAACCCTCGGGGACCATGGCCGGTACTCCACGGTGCACCGGCAGGTAAGCACTTCAAACGGGTCCCATGTGGACCTCTGCTTGCTTCAAATCGACAACACCCAAGATGAAGATCAAGGGAAATTTTACTGCGTATATAAAGTGGGTGGCTCTATCCGTAATATGTATGCAACGGGACAAAACAATCAGGCGCAGCTGACGGTGGTTACGCCGCCCGAGGGAGACGTGCCGTCATGTGGCGTGTCTCAAATCGCCGACGCTGCCCCGACGTTTGGAGGCGCTCTGGTAGAGCTTTCTTGCATCTCCTCGATTGCTTCCAATCCTTTACCAACCTTAACCTGGGTCACAGGAGACAAAGAGTTATTCTCAACAACTGGCAACGCGAACTTGTACCGATATTCGTTGAAAGAACAGGATAATGGACGGGAATTTGTTTGTCTTGTGACGCACCCGAGTTTGGTGACTCCGCGTAAGTGCTCAGTTTTGCCTTTAAACGAACCACCAAATGGTGTTATAACGAAGGAGAAATCAGTGTCAGCGGTGGGATCAAGTGCAGTGTTCAAATGCCTCGGAAGCGGAATTCCATACATAGTAAAATACACCTGGTTAGTAGGTGAAAGCTCATTCAGTCATTCCAACACAGATGGGGCAAACACTCCGGAAATATCTTACGTCGGTTCGGAAGGTTCAACTTTGAGGTTGCCAAACTTAAAACGCTCTTCGAACAACACAAGGGTTACCTGTGGGGTAAGCCTTCCTTCTGGACTATCTAGCAATGCCTCGGCCTGGATTCTCTTGAGAGAAAGTCTTCCACTCTCGGTTGCTATATCACCAAAGCGTCTCCGTGTATTTAAAGATTCAGACATTTACACATTCACCTGTTTTGCTGAAACGGAAGACAGTCAGCAATTGTTTTACACCTGGTATGTTGACGGTTTGCAAATTTTTACTAACACCTCCGAGAATCATCCatttggaataaaaaacataGGTCACTTAGGGTCAACTTTGCTGATTTCAAAGGAACGAGCCTTGATGTTTGACAATGACGTCATGATCACTTGTGACGTCGCTACTACAACTGGACTCAAAGCAACTGATTCTGGCATCTTGATATCTCAGAGAGACACACACATTACCGTGAATATAACACCTAAGGTTTTTGAGACATCCGTTGGTGGTGAGGCCAACTTCAAATGTGCAACTGAACCGGTTGCTCCTCAAAACTCAACATTTGTGTGGATGGTCAACTGTCTGCCGGACCAACAGGCTCCAGAGGACTTCTGGTCCGAGTCTGGCAGCCAGACCATCACGCTGAGCACACTGAACCATGCCACACAGTGTGATATAACATGTTCGGTCTCAATGCTCTCCGGGCTCACTGCATCAGCAACCGGCCTCTTGGTTGTTCATTCTCCGGAGTATCAATCCATTTCAATTGGGGAGGTCAAACAGCCCGAGACCCGCTCCACTGAATGGCGTCTCCCGAGCGCCCTGGCTGCCGGGGGAGTCGGCACTATCCTCGGTATCTTCTTCTGCTCCATGCTCCTCCTCTTGTACAGCTGCGCGAAAGGTTACAACAGGTACAACAAGACAGGTGGTACCACCAGCCGAGTTCAAATCAGCACCCCTATCTATGAGACAATTAACCCACAATGTGGGAATCGAGACCAAGTTGCTCCTGAGGTACCCCTATCGAGTATGAGGCAGTGCCAGCAGCAGTCTAATGCCACCTATAACCGACCCCCAATCGAACTACCCATCTTGCAAGTAGCTATGCCCGTACAGAGGGTAGGTCCGCAGAGAGTGGACCCGCAGCCCAGGGTGGACTCCTCACCACAACGGGCAACCCCAAAGCAGAGAGTCGGCTTGCAGAGGGTACCGAGCTCGGAGTCTCAAGTCGACTCGTTGACGAGTTCAATCTCCAAGGATTCACTGGACTTTAGCGGGATGAACTCCAGCCCGTCAACGGCAACGTTCGGTAGGGATTCTGATGACTCGGACGACCACGAGTACGAGAGCTGTGAGATCACTACGTGTGTCTGA
- the LOC139952133 gene encoding uncharacterized protein — MDWNLDTYTFIKSTQRGSKEEVWLAVTDMLKELFQTASDAAINCKFEQNFLSNEAPCAKREQILASVRDMLKELFQTASDAAINCKFEQNFLSNEAPCAKREQILASVRDMLKELFQTASDAAINCKFEQNFLSNEAPCAKREQILASVRELIDELFIKASHNYDWDLAPQCSSEEHKSRDVNKKCTPTPMTAFIDNNGEGQLVDTKRSEISKECQTATSAAETPRDISDIQNIIPDHPLYESEITDGQIPDQNLIIINEKSCSDLQETESQHNPNCDISKIREDMQKDSFEYLQDPVYSDKINQAATDQEEAQKDNSDEVLQGGNKSPMIHLPFLSLRDEELEVPPCKKAKLDEHPFGYSADFELNLLNDVKMLLMQTVDCVCESNEEIPVCLEDITPTQVKTNESADEDLLVSAESKTHTSLSAESVDVTLKQTLLTGEDTRMPQPTLQGCDCDNNDTINSNHDDAREEQLKTLKKITNDDVGQYLHLLENREGVKLPSGECHTLRNSDVEFDVSSLHIDDSISSQQSDEKCECDVTDEVRNHHEKITHDDVGQDLQLLKKPHEDKLPSGKCHTLEDEDAEEHASSSRAIISTEQQDEDKYTSDVADSNQEKKIEKVNRRNYQKATEIQEDLMQSLNANTGEDRGIDTDTQPINDQMVPSFQREEDSCYHGDDELYANDEEPKDVKRRRLGTETKENTQQTSPDLRELKDLQLTSEEAGLVPEYSTADRSTVVSESVSSRATGSVVQVVPQNSSTGMFHWRQDITFQSQLPKTSDSKKPNYPQGATVGPSQQRPQPLPSCNRKRRVGLSRRQRLSHLHSVSRPPCHQVKMEPSKKHED; from the exons ATGGATTGGAATCTTGACACTTACACCTTCATAAAGAGCACACAAAGAGGTTCTAAAGAAGAAGTGTGGCTTGCAGTAACGGATATGCTCAAAGAGTTGTTCCAGACAGCATCTGATGCCGCCATTAATTGTAAATTTGAACAGAATTTCTTGAGCAATGAGGCTCCCTGTGCTAAAAGGGAGCAGATTTTGGCTTCAGTCAGGGATATGCTCAAAGAGTTGTTCCAGACAGCATCTGATGCCGCCATTAATTGTAAATTTGAACAGAATTTCTTGAGCAATGAGGCTCCCTGTGCTAAAAGGGAGCAGATTTTGGCTTCAGTCAGGGATATGCTCAAAGAGTTGTTCCAGACAGCATCTGATGCCGCCATTAATTGTAAATTTGAACAGAATTTCTTGAGCAATGAGGCTCCCTGTGCTAAAAGGGAGCAGATTTTGGCTTCAGTCAGGGAACTTATCGATGAGTTATTCATAAAAGCATCTCATAATTATGATTGGGATCTGGCACCCCAATGTTCATCAGAAGAACACAAGAGCAGAGATGTAAACAAGAAATGCACCCCAACACCAATGACAGCTTTTATAGACAATAATGGAGAGGGACAACTTGTTGATACAAAAAGATCAGAAATATCCAAGGAATGTCAAACAGCAACATCAGCAGCAGAGACTCCCAGAGATATCAGCGATATTCAAAACATCATACCAGACCATCCACTATATGAAAGTGAAATAACAGATGGTCAAATCCCAGATCAAAATTTGATCATAATCAATGAAAAGTCTTGTTCTGACTTGCAAGAAACTGAATCTCAACATAACCCCAACTGTGATATTTCCAAGATAAGAGAGGATATGCAAAAAGATTCTTTTGAGTATCTTCAAGATCCGGTTTATTCAGACAAAATAAACCAAGCAGCAACTGACCAAGAAGAGGCTCAAAAAGACAATAGTGATGAAGTTCTGCAGGGAGGCAACAAGTCTCCTATGATACATTTGCCATTTTTATCTCTCAGAGATGAAGAACTGGAGGTTCCACCATGCAAGAAAGCAAAACTTGATGAACACCCATTTGGATACAGCGCTGACTTTGAATTAAACCTCTTAAATGACGTCAAGATGTTGTTAATGCAAACTGTAGACTGTGTTTGTGAAAGTAATGAGGAAATCCCAGTTTGCTTGGAAGACATCACCCCAACTCAAGTCAAGACCAATGAATCAGCTGATGAAGATCTATTGGTTTCTGCTGAGAGTAAGACTCACACTTCCCTGTCAGCAGAGAGTGTTGATGTTACACTAAAGCAAACACTTCTCACAGGTGAGGACACAAGGATGCCACAGCCCACACTTCAAGGATGTGATTGTGATAACAACGACACGATCAACTCAAACCATGATGATGCCAGGGAAGAACAACTCAAGACACTGAAGAAGATTACAAACGATGATGTGGGGCAATATTTGCACCTCCTTGAGAACAGAGAAGGTGTTAAGCTGCCATCGGGGGAGTGTCACACTCTGAGAAATTCAGATGTGGAGTTTGATGTATCATCTCTTCACATAGATGACAGCATCTCATCACAACAATCCGACGAGAAGTGTGAATGTGATGTTACAGATGAAGTGAGGAATCACCATGAGAAGATTACACATGATGATGTTGGGCAAGATTTGCAGCTTCTTAAGAAGCCACACGAAGATAAGCTGCCGTCAGGCAAATGTCACACATTGGAAGATGAAGATGCGGAGGAACATGCATCATCTTCTCGGGCTATCATCTCAACAGAACAACAAGATGAAGACAAATATACATCTGATGTTGCAGATAGCAACCaagagaaaaaaatagaaaaggTCAACAGAAGAAATTACCAAAAGGCAACTGAAATACAAGAGGACCTAATGCAAAGTTTAAATGCTAATACTGGGGAAGACAGAGGTATTGACACTGACACACAACCCATTAATGATCAGATGGTACCAAGCTTTCAGAGGGAAGAGGATTCTTGTTACCATGGTGATGACGAATTGTATGCAAATGATGAAG AACCAAAAGATGTGAAGAGGAGGAGACTTGGCACTGAAACCAAAGAGAATACTCAACAAACAAGCCCTGATCTCAGAGAGTTAAAGGATCTACAGTTGACCAGTGAGGAAGCAGGGCTTGTACCAGAGTACAGCACTGCAGACAGATCGACTGTGG TTTCAGAGAGTGTCTCTTCACGAGCGACTGGCAGTGTGGTTCAGGTTGTTCCACAGAATAGCAGCACTGGAATGTTCCACTGGAGGCAAGACATAACTTTCCAGAGCCAACTCCCTAAAACAAGTGACAGTAAAAAACCCAATT ATCCACAAGGAGCAACAGTAGGCCCATCCCAGCAGAGACCACAACCCTTGCCTTCATGCAATCGGAAGAGAAGAGTTGGCCTCTCAAGGAGGCAGAGATTAAGCCATCTTCATAGTGTGAGCCGCCCTCCTTGTCATCAAGTAAAGATGGAGCCATCTAAGAAGCATGAAGACTGA
- the LOC139952301 gene encoding uncharacterized protein has protein sequence MIDFRGVIKLTKGDSNKMSSNNKGTQYDPPGDSTSTQESNNATRATQDGRMSRENRVVRDLTEVSCEEDEPEILPPRVTITPRKASRRITKVSPRSCGARPPEKVTCENHSGDTEEKSGNSENLSVGSGKHSEKDGMSSGKGDTIVWSTEYRNKLRKQDKIMTSHITADNTHPECFKPPTAATLSRNLTLGKYRPNTSTIQFVVKNEIKFWPSGTIRGTTTVGDVDRVTYSRHATRGTGRHSARLRSDEELLGSPRTSLTARKGQIVTNKLPLVCRSNTNSLKFTPEPTFVHRLATSLPGVKLVTFKNISLEDLNKPIERVRKANRGQQSTPASDSSDPTPSEYEEATGKVRAWNIHRDRVGSSAQSNPVKRQTRTERGLWDFGMSPMRRDMIKPLRRAHPLVRSTITVGNFMTDGTASRSAAARISARCAGGVTRRQITVPF, from the coding sequence ATGATTGATTTTCGAGGAGTTATCAAGCTGACCAAAGGTGACTCAAACAAAATGTCTTCCAACAACAAAGGCACACAATATGACCCACCGGGAGACTCAACAAGTACCCAAGAATCTAACAATGCTACCCGAGCTACGCAAGACGGCAGGATGTCGAGGGAGAATAGGGTTGTTCGTGATTTGACGGAAGTTTCTTGCGAGGAGGACGAACCTGAGATTCTACCCCCAAGAGTAACAATCACGCCACGTAAAGCATCACGTCGGATCACGAAAGTAAGTCCGAGAAGTTGCGGTGCTCGACCTCCTGAAAAAGTGACTTGCGAGAACCATTCGGGAGATACCGAAGAGAAATCGGGCAACTCCGAAAACCTTTCGGTAGGATCCGGTAAACATTCGGAGAAAGACGGGATGAGTTCGGGTAAAGGGGATACTATTGTTTGGTCCACGGAGTATCGCAACAAATTACGCAAACAGGataaaataatgacgtcacacaTCACAGCCGATAACACACACCCAGAGTGTTTTAAGCCACCTACAGCAGCCACACTTTCACGGAACCTTACTCTTGGGAAATACCGACCCAATACATCAACGATTCAGTTCGTCGTCAAGAATGAGATCAAATTCTGGCCTTCGGGAACGATTCGAGGAACGACGACAGTTGGCGATGTTGACCGAGTGACGTATTCGCGACACGCAACTCGAGGAACTGGTCGACACTCGGCACGGTTGAGGTCCGACGAAGAGCTACTCGGGTCACCTCGGACTTCGTTAACTGCCCGAAAGGGTCAAATCGTCACTAACAAATTGCCACTAGTCTGTAGATCCAACACTAACTCCTTAAAGTTCACCCCTGAACCCACCTTCGTCCACCGTCTCGCTACCTCCCTTCCAGGGGTCAAACTAgtcacatttaaaaacatttccctGGAAGATCTTAACAAGCCAATCGAACGCGTGAGGAAAGCCAATCGAGGCCAGCAGTCGACCCCCGCTTCCGATTCGTCTGATCCGACACCATCTGAGTACGAGGAGGCAACCGGGAAGGTCCGGGCGTGGAACATACATCGAGATCGCGTAGGATCATCAGCTCAGAGTAACCCTGTGAAGCGACAAACCAGAACTGAAAGAGGACTTTGGGATTTTGGAATGAGCCCAATGCGAAGGGATATGATCAAACCATTACGGCGAGCACATCCTTTGGTTAGATCGACCATCACGGTGGGGAACTTTATGACGGATGGTACGGCGAGTAGAAGTGCAGCAGCTCGCATATCCGCCCGGTGTGCTGGTGGTGTTACCAGGAGACAAATCACTGTTCCATTTTAA